TATCACCTTCATCCCAGATTTCACTGAACAACGGCCCGTCAACCGGTTCAGTCACTCGGCGCCCAGCCTCATCTTTGTACAGCGCCCGCTGCAAAGATCTTACAAGAAGATTGCTCTCAGTACCGTTCGAATAGATCACTCTCAGCCTGGCGTCAGGATGACCATTGGGTGTCTTAAATTCATCCCCCTTGTCAGCCACATAGACAAGTTGACCGCCCAATACAAAGAAGTTACCCGTATCTACGCTTGCATCTTTACCAAATGGCCTCGTTTGTCGAACACCAGATTTGATTTCACGCTCAACCTGCTTAAACAATGGTCGGAAGAGATTGAAGTCCTCACACCTCTCGCGATTTGCGATTTCCTCCGCAGCCCGTATTTCGGATCGGGACCGAACATGGCGCAGTTCTGTAATGTCGGAAGGGCCAACCGCTCCTTCAAGTTCAGCGAGTAGTTCGTCGTCATCCAATGATTCCACTGAATCGACCGGAGCACCCTCGGCCTCATTCAGTAGCCCTTGCTTATCGAATGGGGCAAGAAGAAGCCGGAAATCTTCGTGATGACGCAGGCGATCAAGTCGCATCGCGTACAACCTCTCAAAGATGTCTTTATTCTCACCATGCTGTGGAGTGCGTCCATAACGCTCTACAAAG
The Alicyclobacillus curvatus genome window above contains:
- a CDS encoding GIY-YIG nuclease family protein, with the protein product MPDLSDDELLDALGVDQEIVKKRSFTPDEERIITGFEEVQHFVERYGRTPQHGENKDIFERLYAMRLDRLRHHEDFRLLLAPFDKQGLLNEAEGAPVDSVESLDDDELLAELEGAVGPSDITELRHVRSRSEIRAAEEIANRERCEDFNLFRPLFKQVEREIKSGVRQTRPFGKDASVDTGNFFVLGGQLVYVADKGDEFKTPNGHPDARLRVIYSNGTESNLLVRSLQRALYKDEAGRRVTEPVDGPLFSEIWDEGDIESGTIYVLRSLSDHPFVEEHRELIHKIGVTGGKVETRIANAAYEATYLLADVEVVATYKLAGINRTKLEGVFHRIFAPAQLDLTIHDRFGHPVHPKEWFLMPLSVIDEAVRRIRDGSITDVVYDPKTASLVGLGK